Proteins from a genomic interval of Polaribacter sp. Q13:
- a CDS encoding bifunctional precorrin-2 dehydrogenase/sirohydrochlorin ferrochelatase, with amino-acid sequence MERNNLYPIFLKTKNLQVLIVGGGFVAEEKLTFLLKSSPDANVTMVSPMFREGTSALAKKGNVKLINEKYNKRYLKGKHIVVATTEFPEVNEKVYKHCRKRSILVNVADNPPFCDFYMGGIVTKGNVKVAISTNGKSPTTAKRLRQFFEDVIPENVDDLVKNLNEYRKTIKGNFEEKVEKLNEFTKSLVEK; translated from the coding sequence ATGGAAAGAAATAATTTATACCCTATTTTTTTAAAAACAAAAAACTTACAAGTATTAATTGTTGGAGGTGGTTTTGTAGCAGAAGAAAAATTGACGTTCTTATTAAAATCGAGTCCAGATGCAAATGTAACAATGGTTTCTCCTATGTTTAGAGAAGGCACAAGTGCATTAGCAAAGAAGGGAAACGTAAAACTGATCAACGAAAAATATAATAAACGGTATTTAAAAGGAAAGCATATTGTTGTGGCAACAACAGAGTTTCCAGAGGTAAACGAAAAGGTTTATAAACACTGTAGAAAGCGAAGTATATTAGTAAATGTAGCTGATAACCCTCCTTTTTGTGATTTTTATATGGGTGGCATTGTTACCAAAGGAAATGTAAAAGTAGCCATTTCTACCAACGGAAAATCGCCAACAACAGCTAAAAGATTACGTCAGTTTTTTGAGGATGTAATTCCTGAAAACGTAGATGATTTAGTTAAGAATTTAAACGAATATAGAAAAACAATCAAAGGAAACTTTGAGGAAAAAGTAGAAAAGCTAAACGAATTTACAAAGAGTTTGGTAGAGAAATAA